The Leptospira wolbachii serovar Codice str. CDC genome segment ACGCGTAATTTGTCTGAGGAAATAACTGAACGGTTTGAGTTTATTCTCGAATCTATTCTGCTGATCGAAAATCGATTCCTTAAAATCAAATTTCCGGATGATCTTATCAACTCTCAAGATGGAATTACAATCCTAGATTCAATCGCTATGCGATTACAAGCAATCGGAGACAATGTAAAGTCTGTAGTAAAATTAGACCGTCAATTTCTGAACAAATTCCCTGAAATCGAATGGGAAAAGATTATGAAAATGAGAGACGTTATTTCTCATCATTATGAAGGTCTCGACCACGAAATTGTTTTTAATATTTGTAAAAACAAAATACCGGAATTAAAGACTTCAATAGAATCCATCCTAAAACAACTCAACGGCGGTTAACAGCGGCTACTCACTGTGCTTCGGGACTTGCACCTCGCTTGGGCTGCGCCACATAGGCTTCTGGCACTCCCCTTTGCCTGCGCAAGTATCGTGGCCAGTCCCTAACGTCCCGTTCAGGGACTCAGGGCCAGCATACGTCGAGTAGCCTAGTTCGCTATATGAAATTGCAAAATGAATATGAACAAAACAATAATCTTTTTTTTTTGTTATCCTAAGCTTTTACTGCACACAAAATAGCTCTTTAAAAACTGATACATTAATTAGTCAGGCTGACGCAGATGCTGAATTCTCGCTCATTGTTTATGCGAAACAATTGGAATATTTCCCCACACACACATATTTTGATATGGCTGCTACTATTGATGGAGACTCCGGATGGTGTAATCGATCCATTCAGTATGACAAAAGCGATTTTAGATACTGCATGAGTAGAATTTCCGCAACATATTTCCCTCAAAAAAATCCTTTTGAAATATTTTTTGCAATAAAAGGTTTCGTAACTGATAATTGCAAACTCAGAAAAATTATACTATTTAAAGACTCTATGATTAAAGGCGAATTGAATACATGCAGTGTTCACAAATGGTAATCTTAAAAAATATTTTAAGTCACAAACTCCCAATACATATCATCATTCTTATTCGAATATAAAGTCAATATCAAACAATAGAACTATTTCAAGAAAATAAAATGACTAAACATAAATTTCTTTTATATATAATTTCCCTTTCTTTAATATTGAACTGCGATCGACAAATTGCAAATTTAACAGGAAAATGTGATAACGAGAAGAAAAAGTCAAACAAATGTTTACTCGCGACGACACTTGCCTGCGAAAACAGTTCCGATGCTGCTCGCTATAAAAAACAGGGCATTGGTATTTGCACAAATTCCGATGGATATCTTTTTATGATTACTGCATTTTGTGATACTCCTGTAGAATGCAAACCTACACCCAAAAGTAACAATTCAAAAAGAAAATAACTTTTAAGCCACAAAACAATCATAACTTGCGAATTCGTATAACAGCGCGGAACCACTTCGCTTCGGAACCTACACCCTCGCTTGGCCTGCGGCACATAGGCAAAGTTTGCTTATTCTCTCTCTACCTACAACATTCCTGATCTCATTCGTTCAGACAATAGGCCCCTGTTTGCACCGATGCATACAATCTCTTTAAGAACTCACTAAACTCTCTGTTTGGTGGCTCTCTCTTGGCATCAAGCTTTATGGTATCGGACTAGGCAAATCTTACCAAAATGGCTCTTGCGAAAGCATATATACAAACTAGTCATAAAAAGATTCCGCTTGCCAATGCATACGAGGTCTTCATAAATTGACCTTTAAATCAAGTCGCCGAAAAGTCCGTATAGAGTTTGGCGGTAGCTCCTGGGAGAGCCGAGATATGACAAAAACCGAAAGAATATATTGTGCTGGTCCGATGTTCAATCCATCCGAAATCAACGAATTAGCAACAATATCGAAGTATTTGGAATCCATAGGATATGCAACCTTCCTGCCTCCTCGGGATGGTTTGGAGATCGCCGAATTATTCAAGGAAATCCCAAAAGCTAGGGATATCGTACCGGAAGAAGAACAAGGCTGGGCCAAATACTATTTGAAATCAGCTATATTTGCTATCGATGTTTATAATATTCTGGAGCGATGCGACGGCGTAGTTTTGAATTTAAATGGCCGAGTGCCTGACGAGGGTGGAATCGTAGAGGCAACCCTTGCTTTTACGGCAGGAAAGCCGGTAGTATTCTATAAGACGGATTACCGGACCAAACTATTCGGCGAAGACAATTTGATGGTCACCGGCCTTGCGAGAAGTAATTCTTTAGAGAGTCCCGCGATTGTTGAGACTGCTATTCCCAATGAGGTAATTGAAGGTTTATACATTAGTGGTTTGCAAGCCTCCTTGAATAAAAATGAACTACGAAGGACCGGAATCACGCATATATTATCTTTGGGATCTTTTCTAGATGATCCGCATAAGGGAGAATTCAACCATAAATCCTTTCGAATCTTGGACAATAAATCGGAGTCATTATCCAGCATACTCCCCGAATGCTTAGAATTCATCCAAGAAGGGAGAAATAATGGAAAAGTTCTTGTCCATTGCCTTTCTGGTGTTTCCAGAAGTGCCGCAATCGTAACAGCATATCTTACAAAATCGAACGGAATGTCTGTTGATGAATCCATGCAATTTTTAAAAACGAAACGTAACGTTGTCAATATCAACGAAGGTTTCCAGGAACAATTACGTGCTTTAACATAATGTATATGCCACGGGTTATTTCTTGTTGTGGTCAAAGGCCTTGAGTGTTCTAATACATATTGCAAAAAAGCTTTATCCGTTAAATCTTGATTCAGAATTTGATCTTGGCAATTACCTTTCTAACTTGAAACAAATCAATGGTCAGTGGAGCCCATGAGACGACTTCTTGCATTTTTCATTCTGTCACTAGTGACGATTCTTTCCAAGATTCTTTACCGAGGCCACTTTCAATGGCTGGATCCGATCCCTGCTTATCCTTGGAAAAATATCCGGCTCATGGTGTTTTTGAATCATACGTCACTTTATGAGTTAATTTTTTCCAAGGTCCTTCCTTTCAGATATCTCTGGCATTTGGCAGGACATTTCAATATCCCTGGTGCTGACATCACCCTTAAACGTCCGTTTGTTGGGACCTTCTGGAAACTCATGATTCCAAATCTCGCTTCGATTTCTCGAAAAAAGGATGATACATGGAATCATTATCTTCGAAGTCTCCGGCCAACGGATGTGGTGATGATTGCACCCGAAGGAAGAATGAAGCGACCAAATGGACTTGATAAATATGGAAAACCGATGACAGTAAGGGCGGGTATAGCAGACATCATTGAAGTAATCGATGATGGAGTAATGCTCCTTTGCCTTTCTGGTGGACTGCATCATGTTCAGGCTCCAGGACAACTCTTCCCAAGGTTATTCAAAAAAATCCAGATGAACTTTTCATATATAGATATCAGATCCTATAAAGCACAGTTCCCGGAACAACTGCGAGACCGAAAATTTGCCATCGTGAAGGACTTGCAACGACGTTTGGAGACAGACTGCCCATCATAATGCTGACTAATCGATAATTGTGGAGAAAAAAGAATATGAGTAATAAAAAATTATCAGTAAAACAGTCGGAAAATCTAATCAAAGAATTAAAAGTTCGTTTCGAGAAAAACTTAGTCCGTCATAAAGATATAGAATGGACAAAAATACAAAAAAAACTAGAGTCAAATTTAGAAAAACTTTGGTCTCTAAATGAAATGGAAAGAACTGGCGGCGAACCCGACGTCGTTGGATATGATATAAAAACTGGTGAATACATTTTTTTTGACTGTTCTATGGAAACTCCGAAAGATCGACGAAGTCTCTGTTATGATCATAAAGCGTTGGACGCACGAAAAGAAAACAAACCAAAAAATTCCGCTATAGGCATGGCTTCAGAAATGAATATTGACCTGCTAACAGAAGAGCAATATAGAGAATTACAACGTTTAGGTAATTTTGATACCAAAACCTCCAGTTGGATATTAACACCCGCTAGTATCAGAGATTTAGGCGGGGCATTATTTGCAGATTTCCGCTACAATACAGTCTTTATATATCATAATGGTGCAGAGTCTTACTATGCAGTTCGAGGATTTCGAGGATCCCTCCGAGTATAATTAACGCATAAAAAGAGTATACCGGCCTTACTTCTACAAAAAACAAACCTGAGAAATCTTGTTTATTAAAAAGGCAATTTGTATCGCTAAATTAAATGGAATACTGTTCAACCAGACATAGGGTTGTTTTTATTTAACAGAATTCAGGACTTGTATGTCAAATCTATTCACAAACAGATTGGTCGCAGAAAAAGAATACAAAAATCGATGGGAAACTTTTTCCTTCTCTGAC includes the following:
- a CDS encoding HepT-like ribonuclease domain-containing protein: TRNLSEEITERFEFILESILLIENRFLKIKFPDDLINSQDGITILDSIAMRLQAIGDNVKSVVKLDRQFLNKFPEIEWEKIMKMRDVISHHYEGLDHEIVFNICKNKIPELKTSIESILKQLNGG
- a CDS encoding dual specificity protein phosphatase family protein codes for the protein MTKTERIYCAGPMFNPSEINELATISKYLESIGYATFLPPRDGLEIAELFKEIPKARDIVPEEEQGWAKYYLKSAIFAIDVYNILERCDGVVLNLNGRVPDEGGIVEATLAFTAGKPVVFYKTDYRTKLFGEDNLMVTGLARSNSLESPAIVETAIPNEVIEGLYISGLQASLNKNELRRTGITHILSLGSFLDDPHKGEFNHKSFRILDNKSESLSSILPECLEFIQEGRNNGKVLVHCLSGVSRSAAIVTAYLTKSNGMSVDESMQFLKTKRNVVNINEGFQEQLRALT
- a CDS encoding DUF4256 domain-containing protein, whose protein sequence is MSNKKLSVKQSENLIKELKVRFEKNLVRHKDIEWTKIQKKLESNLEKLWSLNEMERTGGEPDVVGYDIKTGEYIFFDCSMETPKDRRSLCYDHKALDARKENKPKNSAIGMASEMNIDLLTEEQYRELQRLGNFDTKTSSWILTPASIRDLGGALFADFRYNTVFIYHNGAESYYAVRGFRGSLRV